One Leptospira bourretii DNA segment encodes these proteins:
- a CDS encoding pyridoxal phosphate-dependent aminotransferase yields the protein MAEFSFSNRFHLLGDLDTENQIYQTKQILENSGNEILDLTNSNPTKLGLEFPPSALSHIFSNLDSSLYEPIAEGLESTRQSIVSEYEKRGIPIQTSDLILTASTSEAYSYCFKLFTNPGDEILTPNPGYPLFSFLIGLENLKEVHYPLKEEKETGTWTYSAEAIANCISTKTKLIVLVSPANPTGSRTTAKFWKEWEELGIQIPVLVDEVFVGYEFSGEPHQIPLSPKFPLLVCNGLSKMLALPGLKLGWILIKSPEPSRSQIYKKIGFIADTYLSVNSPVQLATPELIPWKTMVQNRIRTRIMRNLNNCISFAEECSKVLNSPGFEAGWYFLFEFDLEKKDEDFVLEILSQTKVFFHPGSWYGLSHNRCFLIVSLISDEETLQRGLETLQVYLK from the coding sequence TCTATCAAACAAAACAAATTCTCGAAAACTCTGGAAATGAAATCTTAGATCTCACCAATTCCAATCCTACCAAACTAGGGTTGGAATTTCCTCCTTCTGCTTTATCTCATATATTCTCTAATTTGGATAGTAGCCTATATGAACCCATTGCAGAAGGATTGGAATCAACAAGACAATCCATTGTTTCCGAATATGAAAAAAGAGGGATCCCGATCCAAACATCGGATCTAATTCTGACAGCTAGCACTTCAGAGGCATATTCGTATTGTTTTAAACTTTTTACAAATCCCGGGGATGAAATCCTCACGCCAAACCCTGGTTATCCTCTGTTTAGTTTTTTAATTGGCCTTGAAAATCTAAAAGAAGTACACTACCCCCTCAAAGAAGAAAAAGAAACAGGAACCTGGACTTATTCTGCCGAAGCTATTGCCAACTGTATTAGTACAAAAACAAAACTCATAGTCCTTGTGAGTCCGGCAAATCCCACAGGATCTCGAACGACTGCAAAGTTCTGGAAAGAGTGGGAGGAATTAGGAATTCAAATTCCTGTTTTAGTGGATGAGGTTTTTGTGGGTTATGAATTTTCCGGGGAACCACACCAAATTCCTTTATCACCAAAATTTCCACTTTTGGTATGCAATGGTTTATCCAAAATGTTAGCTCTGCCAGGACTCAAACTTGGTTGGATCCTAATCAAAAGTCCAGAACCCTCTCGATCTCAAATTTATAAAAAAATAGGATTTATTGCTGATACTTATCTTTCCGTCAACTCCCCAGTCCAACTTGCCACACCGGAACTCATCCCCTGGAAAACAATGGTGCAAAATCGTATTCGAACAAGAATTATGCGAAACTTGAACAATTGTATTTCTTTTGCAGAAGAATGTTCCAAAGTTCTAAATTCACCAGGTTTTGAAGCCGGTTGGTATTTTTTATTTGAATTTGATTTAGAAAAGAAGGATGAAGATTTTGTTTTAGAGATTTTGTCTCAAACAAAGGTATTTTTTCATCCTGGTTCTTGGTATGGACTTTCGCATAATCGTTGTTTTCTTATCGTTAGTCTAATTTCCGATGAAGAAACATTACAACGTGGGTTAGAAACTCTTCAGGTTTATCTCAAATAA